In the genome of Thermodesulfobacteriota bacterium, the window ACGCCCCCCTGTCGTTACACCCGGCAGATGCTGGCGAAGGACCTGGCCGTATCGATCCTGTACACCCTTGTGATCGCCGGCCTGGCCGGACTCGGCCTCCTCAAGCCCCCAGCGGAGCTTTTCGGCGGGGGGTGAGGGGGCTCTTCCCTTTGATCGCCCGGGACGATGTCGATTCGAGCCCCTCCAGGGTGACCACCACCTGCTCGATGATCCAGGCCGGGGTCGACGCCCCGGCGGTCACCCCGACGCGGGAGAGCTGCCGCAGTTCTCCCAGGGGGAGCTCCGCGGCGGTCTCCACGTGGTAGGCCGGCAAACCCAGGGCGCGGGCGATCTCCGCGAGCCGGCGCGTGTTGGCCGAGTTCTTCCCGCCGATGACGATGAGCGCGTCTACCTGCCCGGCCATCTTCCGCACCTCGGTCTGGCGCCGATGGGTGGACCGGCAGATGGTGGCGAGGGCCTTGGCGTGGGGAAACCGGGCCAGCACGCGGTCCCGGATGGCCTCGAAGACCTCCTCGTCCTGGGTGGACTGGGCCACCAGGAGCACCCGGTCGAGCGCGGGAAGGGCGTCCACCTCGCCGGGCTCGGACACCACCCGCGCAAACCCCGCCGCATGCCCCAGCAGCCCCACCACCTCCGGGTGGTCCGGATCGCCGGCGATCACCACCGCGTAGCCCTTCCGGCTGTGTTCGGCAATCTTCTTCTGAATCGTCGAGACCTTCGGACAGGTGGCGTCCACCACCCGGCCGGCCTGCCGGCACAGCCGCTCCAGGTCGGTGGGCGGCACGCCGTGGGCCCGGACCACCACCGTGGCCGAGGGGACGGGCCCTTCCGGGGGAAGGGGAATCACCCCCTGCTCCCGGAGGTTCTCCAGGGCCTGGGGATTGTGGATCAAGGGGCCGTGGGTGAACACCTCCCGGCCTTCGTTGCGTGCGGCCTCCAGGGCCATGTCGATGGCCCGGCGCACTCCCATGCAGAAGCCCGCGGAGCGGGCGAGCACGATCTCCACCGGGACCTAGAAGGGTTCTGCGCCCCGAAGGGCACCAAGATAACGCCGTAACATCAATACGTTATACCTCCACAGTGCAGCATAGGTGTCTACTTCCAGCGTGTCTGCTTTTCGCCTCTCCCAAAGGAGGCCAGAGTAGCACGGGGCACCAGGATTCCTGAAGACCCTGCAGCCTTACCCGTTCTCGGGCTTCAGAAGTACACGGACATTCCCAGCGACACGGTGCGATCGGAAGGCCGTACCGTTAGGTCGAGACTAGCCGCCAGGCTCGGGGACCAGCCCCAGCGCACCCTGCTTTCAGCTTGCCAAACTCCCCGGGGGTCCTGCCCCGGCAGGAACGTCCACTTGCCGGTCGCGAGCCCCACGAGGGACGGGTGGGGGCGGACGCGAAGGCCGGCGGCCGGGCCGGCTCCGGCTCGCACCGGCCCGCCTGCGATTCCCCCGTCGAGCTGGGGGGAGCCATAGAGGTCGGCGTCGAAGGTCGTCCAGAACAGCGCGGCGTCATCCTGCAACCCCCAGGCCAGCCCTGCGCCCGCCCCGAGATGGGCTGCGGTGCAGCCGTCGTCGCACCCGCCCCCCCAGATCGTCGTGGCGCCCGCCGCGACCTTCCATGAGAGATCCTTCTCGAAGCGGTCCCGTGGCGAGAGGGAGAGCACCCGGACGAAGTACCCCTCCTCCAGGCGCAGGCGCTCCTTCTCGAAGAAGTACCGCAGTTGCATCGGCAGGAACTCGATCTGGGCCGACTCCGGGTAGCCCGGCGCGGGATCCAGCAAGTCGTGGAGGGCGATGCGAAAGGTCGCCTCGGCGAAGCCCCCGTCGCCGGTCGCGGCTCCCCCGCCGACGCCGGCGCGGCGGGAGCCGTGCCCAGCGTGGGGCAGATCCTGGCTCCTGGGAGCCAGCACCAGCTCGGGGCTCACGACCCCAAGGGCCGCCCGCCGCTCGAGCAGCCGCTGCTTATCCCGGGCGGCGCTCCCTCCAGGGTCGGCAAGGAACTCTCGAAAGGACCGCCGTTCCAAGAGGTCCAGCGCCGCGTCGAAAGCTGCGGCCGCCTGGGCCGACGAGAGAGGAGGGGGGAGGGGAGATGAGGCATTCCCGGCGAGCTGCTCCACGAAGTCGCGCTGCGTCGAGCTGAGGTCTCGTATCCGCTCTCGGAACTGTGCCCGGATCGAGGGGCGGTAGCGCTGGCGCGTTACCAAGCTGGGAGCCGAGACGACCGCCTTTACGGTGTTCGCCGGCAGAACCGGCTTTGCCAGCGGCGAAGTCAGGTCGAGCTCGGGCCGCGCCGCCTCAAGGAGCCCCAGGATGTGGTAGGAGCAGTTTTCCGTGAGGTACCAGTAGTCCATGTAGGTGCGCCCTAGCTCCCACAGGTGCCTCACCAGGAAGCGCGCCTCGTCTTGCGTCAGAGACAAGTCGTATTCCCAGATGTCCCGGGACTCCATGTCGTTGTACTTGCGTACCTTGTAGTAGTACGGCATGGCGCTGAACTTCCCGGGAAACATACCGAAGAGCCCCTTGAAGGCGTACCAGACCGCATTCTCCTCGCCCGTGACGGCCGCGTAGTCGATTCCGTAGTCGAGCAGTTCCCTCCGGGCCGGCGTCTGCGAAGAAGCCGCGCTGTTGACGCGCAGAAAGGTGTGGCCGAAGGCAGAGACCGGGTTGTTCAGGTAGTAGGACGAGAAGACGAAGGTGACCGAAACGGGATCCAGGCGACCGAAAAAGTCTGAGAACCCCGCACAGGTGACGGAAGGGAGCTCGCCCGCGGGGATGTCGAGCTGCTCACTCAGCCACGCGGCGCGTGCGGGAAACGTGCACAGGGGGTGATCGTCGGCGTTTGTGTCCCCAGGTGGCCGGAAAAGCCCCCTCAAGGTGGCTTCGAGCTCCGCACCCGGATCGCGCTTGCCCTCGTCCGAGAGGAAGAAGGCGGCACCGTCCACCTGGCTGCACCATCCGCCCCCCGGGGTCGGCTGGTAGTGGCCGAGGCGAAGCCACGGAGAATGGGCTGCGAGGCCCAAGCTTTGTGCCTTGGCTACATAGACCTCGGGGGCCTCGCCTTCGCTGCCCCACGCGGCGGGGAAGGAGCCGCACGAGAGCAGAGCGATGGGCAAGGCGATCCAACACCGCCGCAAGAGCACTCCTGGACGCAGGGCAGAAGAAAAGCGGGGCTCCGGGAGGAGCCCCGCACCAGCACAAGACCGGGGACGAGTTACAGCAGCTTCTCGCAGGCCAGGGCGGGATCGCTGGACAGGATGCCGAGAATGGTCTCGCTGACGTGGGCGTCCGGCACCCCGACACCGGGGAAGATCGTTCCGAAGTTCCGCTGCAGGGCGCTGCCGGTGCTTCCCGCGTCGCGGCACCCGGCCAGGGCGACGAGGCCCGAGAGGGTCTCCCCGGAGCCCCGGGCGGCGTCCTTCGCCAAGGCTTCGCGGTTGGTCTCGATGTAGAGCTTGGCGCCCGCCGGCCCGGACTTCGGATCGCAGTTGCTCGTGCCCGAGGTGATCCCGAAGGTCTGGTTGCCGGAGGTTCCGTTGGTGGTGGCCCCCAAGATCTGCGAGACCTTGCCCGGGTCGTCGCCGAAGAGAAGCGATCCGAGGCCGCATCCTGCCATTCCGAAACGATCCGTGTTGGCCGCCCCTGCCATTCCCGCGAGACCGATCAACAGCGACATGGCAACGATGGCGGCTACCCAAGTCTTCTTCATGACAGCCTCCTGCGCGAGCGGTGGCCGGCGGTATTGCCGACACCTTGTGACATCTGTAGAAGACGTATCCCCGCGGGTACCGAGCATCTCGGGAATCGGCGCTGGATGTCTTGCCGAGAATCGGCGGGGCAGGGACGCAGCAAGGCTAGCGCCGTTTGAGACCCTGTCAACGGCAGCGCTGGAGCCGTGAACGGCAGCCGGGACAGCAACCGAACCTGCCGGACGGATTGAGGGGCCGGGTGTGGCGCACCGGCACCATCCGTCGGTCCCCTCGGC includes:
- the ispH gene encoding 4-hydroxy-3-methylbut-2-enyl diphosphate reductase encodes the protein MLARSAGFCMGVRRAIDMALEAARNEGREVFTHGPLIHNPQALENLREQGVIPLPPEGPVPSATVVVRAHGVPPTDLERLCRQAGRVVDATCPKVSTIQKKIAEHSRKGYAVVIAGDPDHPEVVGLLGHAAGFARVVSEPGEVDALPALDRVLLVAQSTQDEEVFEAIRDRVLARFPHAKALATICRSTHRRQTEVRKMAGQVDALIVIGGKNSANTRRLAEIARALGLPAYHVETAAELPLGELRQLSRVGVTAGASTPAWIIEQVVVTLEGLESTSSRAIKGKSPLTPRRKAPLGA
- a CDS encoding DUF4105 domain-containing protein produces the protein MRRCWIALPIALLSCGSFPAAWGSEGEAPEVYVAKAQSLGLAAHSPWLRLGHYQPTPGGGWCSQVDGAAFFLSDEGKRDPGAELEATLRGLFRPPGDTNADDHPLCTFPARAAWLSEQLDIPAGELPSVTCAGFSDFFGRLDPVSVTFVFSSYYLNNPVSAFGHTFLRVNSAASSQTPARRELLDYGIDYAAVTGEENAVWYAFKGLFGMFPGKFSAMPYYYKVRKYNDMESRDIWEYDLSLTQDEARFLVRHLWELGRTYMDYWYLTENCSYHILGLLEAARPELDLTSPLAKPVLPANTVKAVVSAPSLVTRQRYRPSIRAQFRERIRDLSSTQRDFVEQLAGNASSPLPPPLSSAQAAAAFDAALDLLERRSFREFLADPGGSAARDKQRLLERRAALGVVSPELVLAPRSQDLPHAGHGSRRAGVGGGAATGDGGFAEATFRIALHDLLDPAPGYPESAQIEFLPMQLRYFFEKERLRLEEGYFVRVLSLSPRDRFEKDLSWKVAAGATTIWGGGCDDGCTAAHLGAGAGLAWGLQDDAALFWTTFDADLYGSPQLDGGIAGGPVRAGAGPAAGLRVRPHPSLVGLATGKWTFLPGQDPRGVWQAESRVRWGWSPSLAASLDLTVRPSDRTVSLGMSVYF
- a CDS encoding DUF3015 family protein yields the protein MKKTWVAAIVAMSLLIGLAGMAGAANTDRFGMAGCGLGSLLFGDDPGKVSQILGATTNGTSGNQTFGITSGTSNCDPKSGPAGAKLYIETNREALAKDAARGSGETLSGLVALAGCRDAGSTGSALQRNFGTIFPGVGVPDAHVSETILGILSSDPALACEKLL